The window TCCAGAGACCAGTCTTAGACCCAAGCACGAAGCTGTCATGGTAGACACGGGATTCAACTCCAATGTGAAATTAGCAAATCCCTGCACAAAGTCCTaacctaaataaaaaatatcttcagagtAAAAAAGGCCTTAAAACTTCCATTTAAAATTCCCAAATGCTTTTATCTCTGGTGGACagtctttcttttaatttattctatcTTAAGACACACATTTTTCCCTGGGAAGATAACATCAAAAGCCCCACCAGACAGCGGATACtatttaattacaaataaaaagtttCCACATTCCAGAAAATCTGGAGAAttgtaaagaacaaaaaaaaaatcactttttgtCTCACCTCTGACCCAATCCCTCTTGGCATTTTCATATCGTATTTCCCTCTTGTATCTCCTCTTACTTCTCATAATTGCAAGGTCATCACTGAGGTTcctggttgggaagtttttcctctTAAAAGTAGTAACTCATCCCTTTGACATAATAATTCCTCCTCTAACAGTTTATCTTAAGGAGAGAGTCAGATAATAATCCCTAAGGGAATTATGTAATGGGTACTCGTGGGTAATGTATAATCACACGTTTACATAAGGATGTTCTTTACAATATTATTTATAAGAATGAACATCTGGCACAATAAACTGTGGTGAATTCATAGGAGAAGCTAGTATTTGCCATTAAGGATCCTGTCTGGAGGAATATTTAAGAGTGTGGGAGAAATGCGTACAATATAATGTGAAGTCAGAAAAGCCGGCTGCATATCTGGGTACAGTTGAGGTTGAACCACATGAAATTGCTGATATTTCAACATTTGGAGCCTACCAAAGCAGCAGTTTCACATGGTTTAGCCAACAATATGATGACATTTAGCATACTTCCCTCCCCCAATAAAAGGATAATATAAAACAGAatggaaatatacatatatatatatacctaaatGGTAacacttttatataaatataatagttACATATATAGTGGGTTTATATCctatatttatactttttatattttattttccaatattaccctgatgaaataatgtatatttattttaaaccagAAAACATAGGATGTCCCCAGAGGCCTTCTCTGAGTTTGGGCACAGGTTTCCCACAGTCACTCTGAAGACCATGGCATGTTTTTAGGGTGGCGTCCTCAAACCCGTGGCCAGAGGGATGGAGGGGCTGTGGCCAGCGGGGCTCAGGTGGGGGCCCTGGACCGCACCAAGAGACATGGGCTGCCTCAGACACTAGGGTGGGCCTGGGGGGCAGGACTCTGTTTCTGGCCAGGACTTCGGCCACGGGGGCTGCCGCCTGTCCTCTCGGCAGTGTCTCCCTCAAGACACCCACGCCCCTGTCTGTCTGGCCCGCAGGAGCTGGgggtctcctttggggaatgcaGCGCAGTCCTGGGTCACAACATCCTGGAGCCTGTGGTGAACCTGGCCAGGTGAGTGTTGcccgcccctccccacccagaaTCCTCCGGGGCAAACTTTGGCCCGGACTCTTATGTGGGGCAGGAAGGCCTGTGCTGAGGAAACGGTCGAGGAAACACCCAGCGACAAAATAACAGGGCTCCCCAGTCTGGAGAAGTAGAGAGAGCACTGCCCTGAGCATCTCCTGCCTCCTGTTCTAGTACTCCTGGTCACAGTGTCACTCCCCCCAAGCCATTCCCCTTTTCTGAGcctccttttctcctctgttGAGTGGCGTGGGGACAGGGAGTGCTATTGTCCTGCTCTTAACATTCTGGTGACTTCCACTggatttagaataaaatccaaatgcctCACAAAGGCCTCCATCATCTTTAGTACCGTCTCCCGCCCCCCTACCCGTGCCAAGCTCCAGCCAGGATGCAGGGCTGCGTCTGTTTGgttccccaccccctccatgcctaaggcctggcacacagtggtgCTCATTAAGGGAATGATGTGAGTAAGTGGGTGCGGTTAGACCAGGTGCTCTCCAAAGCTCTGACGAAGTCGCCAAGTGAGTTTGCTCAAAGTAAACCTGGTCACACCCCAAGCCCTCCAGCCTGAAACTGCTTGATGGCGTCCCTTTGCCTTAGGATGAAAGACCAAGCTGCTGACAGTGGCTTCTGAGACCTTGCTGCCTCCAAGGCTCCTCTCTGTCCCTTCAGCCCTtgatttagcacagtgcctggcacacagaaaatACATTGCaaacgaatgaatgaatttcaCTTCCTCAGCACTGAGCAGTTTTGACATTGAGCCTTTGTTCTCCGCCCAGAATGCAtcctcctttcccctctctgCCAACGAACCCTTGTCCATCgctcaggtctcagctcaaacaCCCCCTCCTTCCTCGGggaatccctccaggaatctttCCAGGACGTGGTGTGAAGCCCCCGTCAACCATTCCTTCCTGGGTTGCAGTCACCTCTCTCCCTCACTTCTCAGTGAGCTTCTCAAGACAGTGGCAGGTTGGCTTCTTTGTCATAGTCAGTGTCCCTTGCACGGTGCCTGGCAGTGAGCTTTCCGTCATTAGAGGCATACAAGCAAGGCCAAGTGGCACTTGGCAACAGGTGAGGTGGAGAAGATTCAGGCATCAGGCACAGTAGGCCTGAAAGTTGCCAGGAAGAGAAACGGAAGGCCAAAATCTCCCGCGTCCCATTTTCCTGGTGCCCCATGGAACACAAGACAGGAGCAGAGCAGGTTGGGGGGAGGAACCTCAGGGGGTGCCGACCTCCAGCTGCACCCGTGTTGCCCTCGACGCTGCCCCTGGGGGGTGAGAGAGAGGACTGACGCCGAGTGTCGCCATGCAGGTCACTCAAGATGCAAGAGGACCGCCTGAAGGGCTCGCTGGCCGAGGTGGCCCCTGCGAGGTCACCAAAGAAAGCCGGCTGCTGCTTCTGACCGGCCCGGTTGGCTGGAGGAGGGTGGCCACCCGCCTCGGGTTCTCGGCGCTCAGCTCCTGTCCCATCTGCCTGGACACAGCAAGGGCGGGGAGGACCGGCCACCTTGAAAGAGCAGAAAAATCCTCCTCTACTCAGGACTCGGACCCGAGGCCGGGGTCACAACAGCTCTGCcctttgaaaataagaaatgaggCTTGGCGGGTGAAGAAGGCGCTTTAAAACTCTTCAAAGCAAGGGAAAAGTCTCGAAAACAGATTTAAGGGAAATACATCTCAGGGTGGTAAAATTAGCGGGTGAATGAGTGAGGGTGTTATctgcctttttatatatatatttgtatttctagattttctaCAATAACTGGGTATTccttttgtgattaaaaaaaataaggaggaGAAAACTTTCAAAGGTGCTCTGCTTTGGTGCTGATTAGTAATTAATGTAACTTTCTAATTACAAAGTCCTCTGTGCATTAAAGCAGGGCCCTGCCCCGTGCCTGGGAGAGCAGTCTTCACCTTGTTTCGTTAACTACATCTATTTGTGAATTTGGAGATTCTTCCGATTCTAGGGGTAGCCCCCGATGTGCCCCCCAAGTCCTCCTGTCCCCGGAGCCCCAGCCCCACTGCCTTTCCCCACGATCCGCCTCTGAGGAGTCACGTCCCGGCACCGGCACCGTCCCACCTGCTCGCAGGGCTCAGCCCTTTGCCCTGGGGAATCAGCCTCTGCCTCCGTGTGAGGCGCGGCTCGGGTGTGGCTGGAGGAGCCTGGGGAGCAGCTGGGGGAACTGGAGTCAGAATCACTCACCGGCCCCTGCTTGGAGCTTTTGCAGGAATTCCCAAATTGCACAAGATTCACCTCCTAAAAGCACGTTATAACCCCAGGGCGGGGATTTTCAGTACCCTTGGGGTGCTTGCattgagagactcagagagactgcCTCACGCTGCCAGACTCTCTCTCATCATTTGCTCACCACGTACTGAGCATCCATGTGTGCACGGCACTGAGTTTGGTACTTCGTAATCATTCAGGTGCTGATACGTTCTCTGACTGAATCAGAGGAAACCCCAGTTTCGTAGCGAGATGGGCAAAGACAGTCCCAGAGTTTGAGTTGCAAAGAGAGCAAGAAGGAGAAAACAGAGGAGCTGGAGATAGAGGACAGAGCTTTATTCCTACCTTTTCAGTCGGTCTCAGCAGCTCTCAGCCTGTATCCCTCTTCTCAAAGCTAAAAGAGATGCCTCAACAGCAGTGAGCTTTCCGTCACTAGAGGCATACAAGCAAGGCCAAGTGGTACTTGGCAATAGGTGAGGTGGAGAAGATTCAGGCATCAGAAGCCCGCAAAGATTGGATCAGATGTTCCTGACAAACCCCATTCAACCTCTGGACTTTATGCTGGCTGATTCCCGTGATCCAGCCCATTCTTTTACAGGAccttctctctgcttcctttGTACTCCAGGGTCTTCTCCCTTCCCCGACCCTCTCCCTCAGTCCAATGCCTTTGCCTGCTCTGAGCAGTCTCTAAGCAGTGGCATGTTGAGagggagagtgggagagagaggtgtgggttGGAGTAAGTGATGCCCAGACCTGGGTGAGGTGGGGTCAGGTCCAGCCGTTGCCAGTGGCTCTCTCTAGGGCTCAGGGGACCTGGCAGGCACCGACAGCCCAGTCCTGTGGGCCATGGTGTTAATGAGGTAGGTAGGCAGGGCGTGATTCCTGGGGGAGCCAGTGGGACGTTCAGATCCCAGTCCTTTGGGGTCCCAGGGTGAGAGTGGCCCCCCAGCCCGCCCCTTGATTCTCAGCTCAAGTCCAGCCTCCAGGCAGCCAGCTCAGGTTCCCTAGTGGCGCAGTGCTGGGAGGGACTGTGCACACCCCCACCCTACTCTGCCCCAGAACACTCTCTTAGCCTCCTCCGGGTAGGTCTACCTTCTGTGCAGAGCAGAGCGTGGATCGGCCGTCAGCTCCTAGGAGCCCACAAGTCAGCAAGCAAGACACAGGAACCTCAGAGCAGCACAAGGCAGGTGAGGACTCAAGGTAGCAGGGCTGAGGAGCTACTCAAGGTAGACTTCAGAGTGAACTTCCGCACAAGTGGTGAGCTCTCAGGGCAGGTCAGCCAAGTGGGTTCTGGTTATAATTTAGCTTGGGGCTGATTAAAGCAAAGATGGTGGGACCTGGATGAGGCCCAGAGTatggagagagaaggggaggtCAGGGGGATAGAACGGAGGTTGTGCAGGGGTGttaggaaacagaggtttttggaaCTGAGAGTGATTAAGACAAAGCAATAGCCACTAATGACCGAGCACCTCCTGTGTGCACTCACCTCGAGTTACCGCACTGACTGTTATTATctacattttagagatgaggaaagtgaTGCAGAGAGGAGTTGAGTAACTTGTCCAGCTCACATAGCTCGTAAATGGTGGGGCCAGGCTTCAAACCCCGGCTCCAGTGCCCACAAACTTACCTGTTGTGCTTTGGAGCTTGTTTCGGGAAGGTGTGGATGCTCAGGTAGAGTAGGGGGCCCTTCCCTCAccttcttccctttccctttaCCCCCCTTCTCCCCTTCCCCGAACCTCCAGTTGTTGGCACCCTTGCCGGTCTCTCATCAGCTGAGCTCAACCAAACTGCTTCCTTCCAGAAACCAAGCAAATCCCCCAGGCAGGGGCTCTGCACAGGGGCTTCGGGGGAGGCCCTTTCAGACCAGGCTTTGGGCCAGCTAGAGAGGGGTCTCCCCTGTGTAGGGGAAAAGAGGATGGGACCCCCACCGATCTGTCTTGGTTGCTGCTGtctccccagtgcctggcacagagaaacgctcaggaaatatttactgagttaaTGAATGAATCTCTAAGCCGACTGCCTCTCTCCATCTAAAGCTCGGGGGTCCCGGCCTGGTCTGAAGCGTGGCAGACGGCGGACAGCGGCCCCTGGGCTGGCTCTGGGGACCTCAAGACCCCCATCTCCTATGCAGGGTCCTCTCAATGGGGGGCTTCCCACATTCTCAGCCCGTGGGCCGGGGTAATGGTAAGGAGGAAGATCTGAGAGCTGGGGACCGCGCTTCTCTCCGCCCTGCCCCACAGCGACCAGCACAGCAGTCTTAGAGGGCAGTGCTTCCCGAGCTGCTCTGCACACTGGATCGTagggaaatcttttaaaaaatgctaaagcCCAGGCCACATCCCAAaccaattaaatcacatctctccAGGGGTGGGACCCAGGCATCGGTATTTTTTAAACCCCCCCATGTGACCCCAATGTGCCGATGAGCTTGGGAACCACAATTCAGGGCTTTAGCCCTTCTCAAAGCCCTTTCATATCCACTTTCTCACGCGAGCCTCAAATTAAATCCACCTGTAAGACACACAGGGGAGAGTTTTGTTttaacatatataatatttacTTATCAGAGCATAAGAAAGTACAGATTATAAATTCGCACTCTCTGCAGaaactttagaaaataaagatattccaAAGAAGAACATGAAAATTCCCTGAATCTCACCCCTTAGGGACTTACTGTTGACCTCTGTTTTATTTCCTCACCTCCTTACCctttaggaaactgaggcagagaaatgTGGAATAGTGTTCCCAGGGTCACCGAGCTACTAAGAAGTGGGgtggggatttgaacccaggtagttGACGCATCCCCTCGCATCAGGGTGTTGTGAGGTCGAGAGGGGTTGGCGGGTGCCGCGGGAAGGATAGGGGACACAGACAAGGAGAGGGGAGGTGGCCCCGGGGGGCTGGCTCCTATGCTGTCCCTGTGTGTCCGAGGCAGGAGAATGGAGTCTGGGCTGGAGCCGAATGCCATGCTCCCGGCCACGCCCGAGCGGCTGCTCCGCCTCGCCTTTGCCAGCTTCTGCGGCCTCATCCTGCTCGGGGGGCTGCCGGCCAACGGGCTCATGCTGCTGGTGGTGGGCCGGGGCCCGGGCGCCCCCCGTCCGCTCCTCGCACTGACCAACAGCCTCATGGTGAACATCACGCTGTCCGACCTGCTCTTCCTGGCCTGCGTGGTGCCCGTGCTGCTGCTCAGCTTCCTGCGGCGCGACTGGTGGCTGGGCCCGGCCGTCTGCACCTCCAGCCAGGCCGCCAACACGGCCACCATGTTCTGTACCTTCTACAGCATGGTGGCCACGGCTCTCCTGCGCCATGTGGCCCTGGCCCGGCCTGACGTGGTCCTCCCCGCCGGCCGGGGCCCCCGGCTGCTGCTCTGTGGGGCCATGTGGGGCCTGGGCCTCGCCGCGTCGCTGCCCAACTGGCTGTTCCAGCGGGTGGCGGTGGAGGGGGAGGCACTGGGGGTCCCCGAGGCCCGGGCCTGCCTCCTGCTGCTGAGCCCTGCTCAGACGTCCTGCTACTTCACTCTGCTGGGAGCCCTGGCCTTCCTACCCTGCGTGCTGGGGCTGGGCTGCTCCTTCTGCCACGTGGGCTGGCTCCTGCGGACACAGCCCCGCGGCCCCATGGGGGAGAGCGTCCGGGAGCACCAGGAGAACACGGGGCTCATCCTCGTCGTGCTGGTGGTCTTCGTGCTGATGTGGGGGCCCTGCTCGGTGCTGGGCTATGTGGCGGCCGTGGGTCGCCTGCCTGCCACGCCAGGGACTTTTGTGGCCTCCAGTCTTTGCACCATCCTGGCCTACTCCAATTGTGCCGTCAGCCCCATCCTCTGCTTCTACCTCTCTCGCCCCTTCCGGGCAGGGCTCAGGGAGCTCTTCTGCAGGCCGGCAGCTGGGAATCCCAGGAGAGAGGGACGGGCTGATACGGTGTTGGAGAGTGTGGGACCCAGCCATGACGGGGCTCCTGGAGGCCTATGGGGTCTGGCAGCGGTCTGAGAGGATGGGCTGAGGGGAAGGCCGAGACTTCAGAGAGGTGGGAAGATTCCTAGTGACAGCAGAGCACCTCCCCTCTATTACCAGCAGGGAGACTGAGACCCCCGCTCAGTGGAAGGCAGGTGGCCCAGCAAAGGTCACACAACATTTCAATGGCCTGGCTAGAACTCACATCTTTAAATAACTGGACTGATCCTCCCAGATGCCTATGGGCTCCACTTCTTTCtaattgtgtgaccttgagcaagttcctTGACTTCTCTgcgcctccatttcctcatctggaaaatgggacaATAGTACCATTTGAATTGTTATGGAGGATTGCTACAAAGATAAATTCACCTAACATATGTAGGGAGCTTGGAAGACTATCTGGTGCTTAGTAAGTATGCATGACTgttgatctttttattttgttatgacTGTTGATCttgccattattttattttcataaattcagAAGCATTTGAAGGAAGTGGGTTAGGGGGTTGGTGAGGAACTGGCCAAGGGAATTCCAAAGGTAGAGAGGCAGGTAGAGGGATGGAGTGGAGTTCTTGACCCCGAAGGACCGGGGATTGCATAGGGGTGAGGGGCAGGACCAGCCGCTGCTGGGGAGGGAAGGGACCCACAGCCCAGGAGAGCCTCTCAGATGCCTCTCCTTCCTCTGCCTGCCCTCCTCCTTGAGCTCTGCTTACACACACCTCTGCTTgtattttcacaaaataaagtCAACGAAAGAGCACTGAGTCTGAGCCTGTGAATTTCGGTACACTCgcctttctttgtgatttctcttcCCTCTGTGACTGGGACAGGGGCCTCTCTTGAGGCCCTTTCCTTTGCTCCGGAGCCCAGCTGGAGGACTCCATCTCTCTCCCCCTGTCTCCTCCAAGACCCCCTCCTCAGAGCAGGCCTCAGGCCTCCATGTTGGCCTGGGAACCAGGGGACATTGTCTTTCTTGAAATTCCTAGGACAGCATGTTCAGCTTGGTAACTACCAGCTCTGCTCAGTATTACCagctaaaacacacacatacacacacacacacacacacacacacacacacacacacacagcaactCTGCGGTCAAAAGCTTGGGAAGCACTGGGTTAAACTGGGTCTTTGCTGCAGGACTTGTCAGAGCCTTGACCACCCTAAAGGCCACTGGGACGCCCTGAGAGAAGGATTCAGAGCTGGCGGTTTCCCAATATCTATGACAGGGAACTAGTGTTCGGTGGCACACACCTGGGGGAAGAACACAGGAAAGAAGCTGCAGTATCGGGCACAGCAAAAACGGTCTTGGCACCCTGGGCAGGGGCTTGATTCCCCTGATGGCAGGCTTCTCCTCCCCACGCTTTCCCATGGGCGCCCAAAGTGAGGTACAATGGGTGGTTGATTATGGGAACCTCGCTGTTTTTGAACTGTGACCCCACCTCTTCCTCACTCAGAAAGCGTGTCGGAATGCAAGTCAAAATTATAGGGACAACCATGAATCACCTTTAATTTACTATAAAATCATAAGACACAAACAGTTCCCCAAATTTGGTATTATACCAAATTCCTTCTGATGCACTGGTTGAGAATGACTGCCTGGGGGCTTATCTGAGAGCAAAACTTGCCCGGAGAAGCCCCTTTTCCCTGTGATCCTGGCCCCTGATTGGCCACGGGATTTATATGTGAAGAGAGACAAGGAGAAAAGTGGTGTTTATTACGTAGCTCAAGAGCACCAGGTCCTGGGTGTGCGTCACAGGGCTTGCGTACACATACCTACACACCGCTTCGTTGGGTGGCGGGCAATCCCGCAGGCTAGGGGTGGTGCACTGCCCGGAGGAGTAGGAGCGTGTTAAGGGCACCTGGCCTGTGAGCCATCCAGGAGCTCGCTTTGGGTGCTCACGGACTGGCCCCTGCCATGGCCTTGCAGGTTGTAGGATTTTCTTGCTCGTTGCTCTGGAGCAGAGGAGGTGGCACCCTCGGGGCACAACAGCGTGTGAATCAGCCTGCGACACCTGAGTGGGGCCTGGCAGtaatgttcagtaaatatttgttgagagaTGACTGAATGAAATAAAGTCATCCACCTTCAGAAAATATTCAGATCATGttacttctttcccccctcaATGGCTCCCGTTCCAGAGGAAACACCAAAGTCCCTACAAGGGTCTGGAAGGCCCCTGATGTTCTGACCTCTTCACCTTTGAGATCCATTCTCCTGCACTCTCTCCTCTGTCACTGGGCTGCAACCACAGTGGCCTCCTTGCTGTGCTTCATGCACATCGAGCAcattcccacctcagggcctttgcactggctgttccctctcCTTGGAACAGTTCTTCCTCAGATGTCAGTGTGGCTCCCTCCCTCACGGCCTCAGGGCTCCTGTCAAacatcacctcctcagagaggacCTCCTGGTCCGCCTCATCTAACACATCACCTCATCGCTCTAACCTCTTATTCTCTCTTATTTTAATGTGTGACTCTTCTCAACACTTAAAATTATGCTACTTACCAATTTGCTTATGTGCTTACTGTGTTCCCCCtctcttatgtgtgtgtgtgtgtgtgtgtgtgtgctggcaGGTCTGTGTGGGGACAGGCCAagagcctggcacataacagTTGCTCAGTAAATCCTTTTTGAACAACAGAACACAAGGAAGAGAAGGACGTGACTGAATGGCAATGCCTGTGCTACTTTTcacacaacaaagaaaaacagggaactttagtaaaagaacaaaatttacTTCATTTTAAGGCAAATTCCACACAGAGACTGTCTCAGAGACGGGCACGGGACCAGACAGCATAGAAACACCACCGTCATGCATGACCGGAAGGGAAGCAGTGTTGGGCATCAACCAAGGGGGGCCTGGTCTCCCCCAGGCCCAGGGAGTTGAGGTTTCAGTGGGCTGGGGAGCCCCATGCGGAGAAAGGACTAGCATGCACATTCTGCTTCCCATGTGGGTAAAGGCTGGGCAGCTGGGTAGGCCCACGAGTGAGATCACCTGTCCCTACCTTTCCCACAGCAGGGGCAGGGCCTCGGGCTTAGACATCAGAGCCCAAGACTGAAGGACTGGACAGGGCGACCCTAGGGCCAAGACGGCCTGGGGTAAATGGTCACACAGGCGAGGAGTGGGATGGGGATGCTGGGCATGGGGTGCATGGACCTCCAGGGTGTCTGGGCTGAAGGAAAACTCGGAACCATCTGGTCAACCCTTTCCTAGtacagatatggaaactgaggtccagaaggTAGCAGGGCCTCAAGTGGGTGCTCACCGCAGGAAGGAGTTGGCGGTAACTTTTGAACCCAAGACTCCTTTCTCCTGTCGCTACAGGACTGGAGGCTGCTCAGAGAGCAGGAGGCAGTGTGAGAACCTGGGCCTGGGGGCTCCTTGTCCAGGCCTCCAGATAGGCAGCAGAGGAGCAGGCACCCTCTGGAGTGCCCTGGGCAGCCTCTGGAGGGGGGAACGGGATGCCTGGAGCTGGAATCATCTGTGGAGGAGCCTGTAGCCCTGAACCAGGGGGAGGCCTGCAGGCCTGTGTCTACAATCAGTGTCATACTGGGCTTGAAAGGCACCAGAAAGGACTTTCGTGCTGTGCCTGAAATGCCTCAGTTCCTGGCTGCTCACACCCTTCCAGGGTCCCAGCTTCGCCTCACTGGTCTATAGGAGTCCCACTGCATGCAAGCATCCCTGGGAGGCATTCCTGCAGCCCACTAGCATCGTGGGACTCACTGGAAATATGGCACAGGACAGATACCAGGGTGGAGGCCAGGGATAGGATTAGACAGGAGACAaggatgggagggagggggaaCTGAAGGAAGAGGACCCAGCAAGGGGTGCGGGGCTCTAAGTGAGCAGATGGAATTGCCCAACGTGCGTGCGCGTGGATCAACTCCCACCGTCCCACTTGTTAACACCTTCTTGGCAGGGCTAGAACCAGGTGACAGGAAGACAAGAAAAGGAGTGGGGAGCCTGGGCGCTTTCCGCCACGTGTCTCCGCCGGACCCCACCCTTAACCGAACTTCTTGGGTCTGGGCTAGAAGTGAGGCCGGGAAATCGGGGAGGAGTCTCCAGAGGCTCCGCCCCAGCCGCCCTCCCAAGCCAGGCAAATGGCCCAAAGGCGGGGCGGGGCCAGGCGGTGGTAGGGCGTCCAGAGACCCAGCCCACCATCCAGCGGCTTGCCCGCTCAGATGTGCGTGTGCAGGGGCGAGGCAGGGGGTGTGGCGGCCGGGGACTGCGGGGGTGAGCCGGCGGGGGGCCCAGGTGGGGGGCGCGGGCGGATACCCTGAGCCTTCATGTAGGACACCAGCTGGTCAGGAATCTCGGCCAGCACATCGCGGGCCAGGCGGGCCATGCTCAGCACGTGGTTGCCCGTGCGGTCCACATAGTCCCGGAAGGGCACGAACTGGGGGGTCCGGAAGGCAGGGTCAAGTCTGGTCCCCCGCTGGGGTcgccccacctccccaccccccaagccCCGCCCCATCCCTGCCAACTTG is drawn from Tamandua tetradactyla isolate mTamTet1 chromosome 5, mTamTet1.pri, whole genome shotgun sequence and contains these coding sequences:
- the LOC143683249 gene encoding galanin receptor type 1-like, whose translation is MESGLEPNAMLPATPERLLRLAFASFCGLILLGGLPANGLMLLVVGRGPGAPRPLLALTNSLMVNITLSDLLFLACVVPVLLLSFLRRDWWLGPAVCTSSQAANTATMFCTFYSMVATALLRHVALARPDVVLPAGRGPRLLLCGAMWGLGLAASLPNWLFQRVAVEGEALGVPEARACLLLLSPAQTSCYFTLLGALAFLPCVLGLGCSFCHVGWLLRTQPRGPMGESVREHQENTGLILVVLVVFVLMWGPCSVLGYVAAVGRLPATPGTFVASSLCTILAYSNCAVSPILCFYLSRPFRAGLRELFCRPAAGNPRREGRADTVLESVGPSHDGAPGGLWGLAAV